From a single Raphanus sativus cultivar WK10039 unplaced genomic scaffold, ASM80110v3 Scaffold0655, whole genome shotgun sequence genomic region:
- the LOC108821144 gene encoding uncharacterized protein LOC108821144, which produces MSLDGLGGMAFAEAYTARKFHRENMKTLTSSTATTVGGGTEDNGGRYSRWFFGKRSTKKNSAKVCDLITIE; this is translated from the coding sequence ATGTCGCTAGACGGACTAGGAGGGATGGCTTTTGCGGAGGCTTACACGGCGAGGAAGTTTCACAGAGAAAACATGAAGACTTTGACGTCAAGCACAGCCACAACCGTCGGTGGTGGAACCGAAGACAACGGTGGACGATATAGCCGGTGGTTTTTCGGTAAGCGGAGCACCAAGAAAAACTCGGCTAAAGTTTGTGATCTAATAACTATAGAATAA